GAATTGACTAAAAAGCACAGGAAAAACAGGTGAAAATTTAAAAATACCAAGTGGAATTCAGGGCTGTCTggagagtttttgtgttagctgTATTGCAGCACCCACCGCCCCCCAGTTGCaagagttttttttctttaaaagcaccaacattacaatgttgctattcaactttttaaaagattaggaaaaaaaacttaattggttgctgttcaatcaGTCAAGACtcaggggaataaaggggagggcaaatgacagggccaggcctcacaccaaaggaACCATTCTGCACTTCACAAAAGCCCCAGTTTGACTTTGCTAGGAAAAAAACATCAGGTACATGCACaggaagaaaagctgcagaaaagctgggTAAATATCAGTTCTGCAGCAGATCCAGCCTTTCTCTGcgtggaatgcaaaaaagtctgggaaacaGTTTGGAAACTGAATCAGGGaattttgaccatgcatgcagaagtctggagagaaatcgatgcagtatgGTGCCAGAACTAATGAaaaagacctgtgtggaaaagatCAGTATCTGGGAATCTTAGACAACACGTCCCCTGTAAAAATCAGATTGCAAGATGACTTTCACAGTCCTCAATGAACCACAGAAATATGAAAGCCCAGCTTGTTACGAATCAGAAACTATTTCACAGACAGACACTCCAGGTGATAAAGATACAAAACTCTTGCTTACAGGGATCAGCAgcgattttattagtaaaaagtATCAAATGCAAAATCAGAAGTGTCagtagaaaaataaaaacatgacatTAGCAGTACTGTTATTCTGGCTGTACAAAGATTTGTTCGCGTATCACAGAAAATAAGCTAAGTACAAAATTTCAGATGCAGCCTCAGTGCAGCTCAGAAAAACCTCCATCACACGCAAGGAGGACCAACAATGGCAGCTCTTGGGAAAACACACCTTAAAACACACCCCGGGCAAAGATCACAACACGGTGTCCTCTTGACTTACCCTTTGGGGCGTTTAATGCTTCATCACAGCCCCTTGTAAGTGCCGAATTTCAGAACACATTTTGCCAAGAGGGCAACCAGTTCCACTATCAAGATGGGGAGGAGAGCAGAGAAGGCTAAAAAGCTTTGCTGAGCTTCACCGATTCCTTGCATTTTCTGGCCATTACAGGCTTACAAATACCAATTTCTGCTGGACAAGATTCTGGTTACATCCGTTGCTGATGGGTGACAGCCTTTATGTCCACTAAGGTTGCAATCCAAACATTTAGCAGCAAAGCAAAGCAGATTTGATCTTGAGGTGaggaaaagaaagagggggggggaaatgttttcAACTGCTGGGTTACCAAAGAGTTCCAAAGAAACAATCAAACTGAATGAGCTGAAAAACAGACAAGAAGCGGGACAGAGAACTACGATCAAAACAGGATAGTGACATTTTCGCAGATCAGGAGAAAGAGCAACAAACAACAGCTATAAAGTGCTTGCTCAGCCCTAAGGCACAAAAACCCACAACCAAAGTCACAGTGATCAGAGAATCTCACTGAATAATCTTGATTGTTACAGAGGCCTGATAGGAAGTGCTGCCTCTTCCTAACTAGCGATTCTTCTACCAGCTACAGCATAGTTTCACACTATGCAATTTACAAAGTTCTGAAATTCTATAATGGGACAAAGACAACAGTCTGGCCCTAGAGCCTCAAAGACAGCTGACTTGAGGAAGGAGGCAGTGAATATTATAATGATATACACTTAGGTGATGGGGAAACTTCTTTTTAAGTCTACCCGACTATTTCTAGCCCGTTCAAAGAAGTGTCACCTCAGTACGCAATGGGGCTGTGAGGTTTCAAAGCACCCCACTGCAAAGTCACCCTGCGAAAAAGATGTCTAGATTGACACAGGGAGGCGTTTCTATCCAAGGAACTCCATGCATGTTCCGAGACCATGAGAGTTAACACCAGATCTTTAAGTTACATTCAGGACACTGGTAGGATTTACCACCCTATGACAGGCTGGTAAAACCCCGGAGCCCTCCCTCTAACCAAACCTCTGGAAGAAGCATTTCTGAATTCCCAGGGAAAACATCAGAGCGATCTGTACTTAAAGATGCACAACAGCCTGGTTAGGATTTTAAGACTGGTCACTGGGAAAAGGGAAGCGGCAAATTGTACAGGCACTTGTAGGGTCAAAAAACCAACCAATTCCCCAAGCGTGAACCCCAGTTTGTGGATACAAGTGCCAGCTGTTACACAACACATTGAACACGCACAAACTTCTAAAAATCCAGAGCAGCACAAGTTTACACAAACAAGTTTAAGACAATGGATTATCACAACACCGCTCTCATAAAACAAGTGCTAAAAATATTTCACAGCTTAACAGCGAGTGTGTGCTCGGGTTCGGGAACGGGCTAAAATCACATTTAATGGATTTCACCTTTCTACGGTCTGTCTTGCAAACAAGAAATGGAGTGACTGCCTGCAAGCTTCAACAGAATGGTACTTTCAAATCCACTGCATGTTTTTGAGGTAGTAACAGAGAATATCTTGCGTTAAGACAGCAATAGCTGGAAGCCAAGAATTCCTTGCCAGAAGAACCATTTCAGTGAGCCCTGTACAGCTTCCAATTCACATTTCTCCCTATAACAGCTGTGAGTTCATTAAAGTGCATCTTCCTTATGGTAATCAAGTCCAGACGTTTCTGAGGCAATCATCCTAAACTACTTTTAGCTACTATAAAATAATCTCGTCTTCATGTTTGTTCACtgcacgtgcatgcacacacaacccAGATTGGCACTTAAGGTTACAAGAACAGTACAATTTATAAAATTACATTCCATTTCAGCTAGGTTTAAGAGACAGGGTGAAAGCAGAGCTGGATGTGAAAGCTTCCACCCCATGTGGCAGTGCTCAGCaaagattttaaaacatttcatccCTCACCCATTCACACACGCAGTCACTCTACCGTAATGACTGGCCAGAAGACGGAGATTCTGTGTAAGTCCTGAAGAACAGCCTCATTTGCGTTAAAACATCATTTGGAGCTCACAAaatgggtgggtagaacagagtcTTTTCCAGCACTCGAGAGAATTTCTTGATCAAAGATAAGAGGGCCCTTCAAACACCAAAATAAGCCATTCTTGGAAGAAAACTACTTTGGGGCATGGCACACGGCGAAAAAGTCTGGTATAAGCTTCAGCAAAACAAATGGAAGCTGTGCCAGAGCTTCTGTTTGTTTGGCTTCCGTACAACACCCATGGGGGTTCAGCAGGAATGCTTCCTTGTGCATCATGTCCTTTGACTTCTTCGACAACAAGGATCTCTGTGTGATGCTGCTCAGTCCGTGCCATCATTTCCAAGGCAATGCTAAAGCGTGGCTAAAACCCGTAAGAAGGAAATTATCACCACACagcaggactgccccactcctaatgTTAGGGCCATAAAGGGGATCATCTCCTTCCCAGCAGCTCTGTAAACACCAGCAATTGCAGCACCtgtaaagggggtggggggagaggatacTGTGTTTACAGCCTGGTTGCTCTCTCCCATCAATCTTCCCTTCCCACACAACACAGATAAAGCCTACAGACCAATTTCCACTGACGTTTCTGATGGTTTCAGCCATAACGTTAGCACTGTGGATCAGTATGAGAATCTACTTGGTTTAAGCATTTTTGACAGCAGCTAACATGAAGCAAGAGGTTCAGATGGCAGCTGCAGGATTACCCTCAGGTTCTTATCAGCCTGCCACTATCTCACCTGTTTTCAAACAGTTACAACAGCTACTAGTTTGTTTCTGAGCTGGTTGACACTTGTTGAGTTTTAAATTCTTTCCTGAACAGGGAGGTTGAAAGGACTCTCTGCGCCCCAACTATGGTTTTAAGTTTGCCACCTACTGGCTGTTTCGTTGCATACAGTACAATGCCTGCCTGTAATGTGCTATATTCTGCACTTTTTGTTTTGCGCCTCTTGTCCCAGGGCACAAGGGCATTTACATGGATAAAAGTAGTTGGAATGGTGAGAAGAATCCTTTCTCCCCTTtcactttttttccttcttctttttttcctcccctgATTAAGAAGCCAGGTCTCAGAGCTATGCTGCAGGAAAAGCAATCCAAGGGAGGTTAAACAGAAGACATGGAAAGGATTAAGCACCTCCCTGCTGGTGCTCTTTTAAGTGCCTCCCTGTACCCATATGTGACACGGCAAAGGCAAATGGGGAATTTTGTTATCTGTTGCCAAATGTCTCTCTGCACCCACAGCCTTTACCAGACGCACAGTTAGAAAGATGCTCGCTTCATTTGCATCCCGGCAGTGCAAGGAGCTTGCCCACTTATAGCTGGGGTGGGAACTGACTAACGTTTTGAATAGCCGACCTACTAGTCAATGTTCCAGCAGTTATTGGTCCCACGACGCCCATCAGCAAGATGCTCACTGACATGAACTTGCCGTATCTGTGCCGCCGAAGGGTGAAGAGAGCCAGGAGTCCTGCAGGGATGTGGAAAAAAAGGGACGACACCAGAGCCCACAGGAAGACTCCATACCACATCTCTgacaggaaagaggaagggaagtGGAGAGACAGATTTCAGCATTGCCACACCGAGCAATTCAACCCAAGATCAAGCTTTTGCTTGATGTGTATTGGAACCCACACGGGCCCCACAGTGCACAGTGGTTGGACTGACATATGGGGGGAATTCCTCCCAAAGCCAACAAaactttaatattaataatatacaCAACCATATACTGGGTTTATAGAACGGTATATATTCTCAGCATACTAAGTCATCCAAAAGGAACTCATAGAATGACAACACTGCCCTATTGAAGCTCCCAACTCTAAAAATAGCATTTTTCAAACCACTGAATGAGCTGAGCCTTGTATGATTCACTGATAATGCTTTAAACGTTGCTAAGCAAGAATGTACACTTAACAAAGCTTGAGGGGCTAAATGATTCCTACCACACACTCTTGCACTTAAGAACACAGGAAATGCCTTGCTGTGTCGCAGCTTGGTCTTCCTATTCTTAGCTCACATTCCCACAACTAGCAGGAGCGAGGTGGCGCCCGTGAGTCACTGACAGGCCAACCCTTCCGCCCGTGATAACAACCATTCCATGCTACCAGCACATCTAAAATGTGACTCTCTTACCTCACATATGACATTCCTGGAAGACGCCATCACAGAAGGGAGGCATCCCACCTGAATCTTTAGCTAGCTCCAAGCCTAGTGCTTCCATGCTGAGAGAAACCCCACCCTAATGTGAATACAGTTCTGCCTAACGGGAAGACCAGAGAAGGCAGCCCTTGGGTGAAACCTTGCTGAGATATGAGTCCCCATATTCAGGggggggattcctggagatttggggagtggagcctagacagggtggggtttggggagggacttcagcaaggtataatgccatagtgtctaccttccaaagcagccgtgcTCTCCAGtcttatctctgtggcctggagatcagttacaattccgggagatctccctctaccacctggagaatggcaactcTACCACAAAGTCACTGAAAAGAAGCCCCCTCCCCGCCATTCAATAGGCAAATGCAGCTTAAGGGCAACCCCAGAGACAtggtgtcccccccaccccaccccgccgtctcctgccagttctgggttgggaaattcctggagactggagGCCGAGGAAGGACCTCAGCCAGGATAATGCCATAGATCCCAccatccaaagtagccattttctccaggggagccgtTCTCCGTGGCCTGAAGATTagctgtgattccgggagatctccagtcaccacctggaggttggccacccacCCATCAGGCCTCGGAAGCCGGCTTTGGCCAAGGGCGGCGGCCTACCTGGGAACTGGCAGAAGGCTTCCGAGCAGGTGGCGTTGCCCACCGGCGCCACCAGGCTCAGGTTGAGGATCTTCTGGAAAAGCCCCGCCGCGGGAGCCGCCGGGTACCTCCCCGCGCCGCCGCCCTCGTCCCCGTCCATGCCGCCGTCACCATCGCCCGAGCCGCGCCAGAGACGAGAGGGGCCAGAGCGCCACACAGTCCCCGCTTCCCGTGCAGAGAACGTCGCTCTGCTCCTATACCGCCTGCTctatggtgggaggggggggatgctGACCGGAAGTCGCTGTAGGAGACGGCGAGGAAAATCGGGCCTGCTTTACGACTCCTTGTGGCTTTAAAAGAATGCAGCCGTTGCGTTGCGGAAGTGTAACTAAGGCGAGGCAGTGTCACGTGGCTCAAGGCTGGCCTCCCTATTGGCTGCGCTCCCTTTCCCCGTTTACCGCTAGATTCGAGAAGCCATTGCGATCCTCATAGACTACAGCTCCCGGCATGTACCGGGCACCTGCCTCTCTGTTATTTGTGAGGGCTTGCAAAGCACTTATGAGGCCTTTAAAGGAAAATGCCTCTTCAGGTTTCCTCATTTCCGGTTTCTGACTGATAGCTGGGCGGGACTACAGCTTCAGCCGGAGCCTCTCTTTCCCTAAACCTCTATGGTGAGCTAATTGCGTTGTTTCATTGGCTACCGCCAAGCGGTGACCTTTCAACTTCGGGCCCACAGCTGTTTCCTGTCGCGCTCTGGATCAGTGGTCGCCGTTCTCTATGGTGGCGGAAGGACTctcggtggcctggagatccTTTCCTGTTTTGAGCCGAGCGTTGTGTCGGTTTGAGCCGTGCTAGAAAAGTCATGTCGGACTCGGAGGAGTATTCCTCAGAGGAGGACGAGGATTACCTTCCTTCAGGTAACCTCCACCTGCCTTCCGCCTTTCGGGAAAGCAGAGAGCGGACTGAGGAGAAAGTGGGCGAgcatacggttgccaacctccaggtggggcctggagatctcccggaattactctTGATTTCGCCAAGCGACGGAGATCaattccccctggagaaaatggctgctttgaggggtggattctgtggcatcaaTAGATAACCACTCCTCAAAATCTCCACAAATTCTGTAACTAAGCCAGAATTGGCGAccttggcattaaaaaaaaattagagacaTTTGGTGTAGCAGAAGAATGAATTTTAATCCTCTTTGAGATCTGTATACATTTTGTACTTGTTTCATCAGTGggaaatataaaaaaatatagtCCGGATGCTTCCCATATCAGCAGTGCTTGAGCATCTGTCCTGGGAAAGTTTCTCTTTAACTTCGCTCCAAAAAACAGAATTCATCGCCGATTGGCAACTTGTGAAGCAGTATAACACAGGTTAAGACCTGCAAGGATGTCTCTTCATGGTTGTTAAATCCAGGCCAAGGCCCCAGTTCAATCCCTGTGTCTTCCATTAAAGGATACTATGTTGAGAAAAGATCTTTCTACATCTGAGTTCCTatagagctgctgctagtcagaggagGCAATACTGCTTTAGATGGAGCAATCTATGATTTTGCAAAAAGGATTATCATGTGCAAGTTTTAGTGAACGTGAGTTGGGCTTATGATACTATATAGATATGTGGCTTCTTTTCTAGGGTAGGGCATTTGTCGTGTTGTAAACCAATGTGATTGCATCCTTGAGAACCTGGGTAAGGATTGGATGTGGGACTAAAGCAGTGGACATGATCAAAGAGACCATTCTGCCCCATGGCATTGCAGTTGCCTCCTCTTCTTTTCCTCTGTTAAGATGCAGTCCCAGGACCCCAAGCCCTGGAGGACTTGTTTGGTAACTCTAGTTCTCTTAACACAGGTGAAGATTACAGTGAAGATGATGTGAATGAACTGGTGGAAGAAGAGGATCAGGAGGAGAAACCGTCATGCAGGGAAAAGTGCAAGAAGGCTTCCAAGGAGATCAGAGGCCGGTAGGCACTCTCTAGCTTCACTGTGCATCCGTGGGAGTGAGTGAACAGTTGGTGAGAATTACCTTGTGGCTGGCTGCAATCATTTACATCCTTGACCTTCTTAGGATGACTTATATTGTGCCTTTGGCTAGTACATTCTTTTGTGGTAGTGCTTTGGGAAGCGATGGCAGCAGCAGAGTAGCATCACCACTAAGATGCAAGCAAGGACAGAACTCACTATATACTTGCAAGGAATTCTGTACCAGCTTACagggtaaaatcatagagttggcaccaagggtcatctagtccagcaccatGTAGGAAATTTACACCTTCTCCCTCCCACTCTGCCAGTGACCCCTGTCTGGAGGAAAACAAAAAGTCTCCAGGATCTTTGGTGTCTAGGATTTATATATGCCGAGTTCTGTCTACAACGCCTAACATTCCTTGGCTTAGTATTGGTAAGTTAGTAGAGCTGTGGATTGATCTGTTACCATGGCAGCTTTTCAGCTTTGTAATCCTGGCCTATAGGGCTTATGTTGAAATACATACTGTATCTCTTTTACCTATGAATCTTTCAGACCAGCTCAGGGTTCAGTTTGAAAACTACTGTAAAGGGGTTGGTTTAGCATAGTGGCTAAGGTAATAAGCTGTGGCTCAGGAGGTCCCCTATTCAAAAGTTGCCTAAGactctttctctccccaccctccaCACTTCGGAGCCCAAATATGTAATATTGGGGTAATAATATTTGCTTACTTTATTGAGCCATTTTGAGGATTGTTAGAAAACAATGTGCGTGAATTATTGCGAATTGTGAAACACATATACGATGGTTGGGCATATAAGAGATAAAATTTTGCAGAAGATAACTGACAGGCAATGGCAGAGGCATGCCTACTAACGTGCATATGGGTTTTGACAATGTTCATCCTTAGGGAAAGGAACAAAGGAGGCAGCCTCCCCTTAGAACCAGGTGGCGAAACCTCAAAGGATGATACAAGCGACAGCAAGGATGATGATGATCTGGAAGATCTAGAAGAGAGTTGCTCCGTTgtaaaggaagaagagaaaaagaagaaagaggaggctttGTGGGCCAGCTTCCTCAGCGATGTGGGCCAGAAGCCTGGAGCTGCTGCTACGGATCACGCAACCTGTGTGCAGAAAGACAAGGTGAGAGCAGTCTGATCCACGGCAGAAATGTATGATTGGCATGCTTGCTAGGTCACCAAGGTCTTTTAAAATAAGCACCTTGaatctgtgattctatgaaatcgCCCGTTTGGCTGCTGATGCGGTCTGATTATCCCAGCAGTTGGCCAGAGCCCCTTGCTGCTAGTTGATTTTTCTCATGAAGGAAGGCTTTCAACCATAAACTGGGATTATTGGCTGGCAGTCAAGGTGATGGTGAGAAAAGAACGAGGCAGACTTTGCAGTTAAACATGGAGCAACTTAGACACGGAAGTCGGGTGAGTCATTAAACGTTTCACCCTTTTAGTTGCAGCTTGGACGAGTCTTTAGAACATTTTGACATAGATGGCATCGTAATAGTTGAGTGTAGGAAATGTTGGTTGCAGCCAACCTTGGCGCTGAAGTTGATGAAAAGTGCTTCAGACCACTTGCCTGAATGCAACCACAGAGCTATTTAACCTTTTGTTTGTGTAAGGTTTGGAGGTGAAAAATTGTTTCCTGCCTTTTGTGATGAAGGGGTGGcatatgtgggggtgggggtgctaaaCAAATAACTTCCCTGACATTGATAAGCTAGGCAAGCCCCATCGTGGAAacaaagcagggtcagccttagttagtaattaggtgagagaccagggttgctgtgcagaggcaggcaatggcgaaccccctctgttagtctcttgccttgaaaatcccagtaggggtcaccataagtcagccacaacttgatggcactttccaccactatcaaatAAATAGCTCAGATGAAAATGAATGCAGAGGCAGTGGCTTTGGCCATAAATTCAGACCAGTTCCTACCACCTTCCATTTCTCCACCACTgggcatgtttatttatttaagccatttgtctcctcctcccttcttccgcCTCAGTCAGGACCCAGGCCAGGGGGGTGATTCTGGCCTGACCTCATGGCTGGCACTCTAGTGAAATGCCTTTGTGACAGCAGTTTTCCCAATCTAACCTTTCCATATGCGAGATTCCACTTCCGTCAAGTCTCCCTCTGTGGTCAGAAAACTACTCGGCTGGCTAAGAACACAAGTTGGTGAAATGCTGCAACCTCTTGGAAATACCATGTCAGCCTGACCGCCTCCCACCCATAACAGAAACCACTCTTTTGGCAAGGTGGTGGTATTTCTCAGACATCACCTTACTGTGGTGACTGGGCTACTTAGCTCCGATCATACACGGCTGTCCTAATAGGTACTGTACACAGGCGggtgcatttttttctttgtcaTGCACTGAGGCCTGTGGTTTCCAGGCACACATGAAGCTACTTGATACTGAGCCAGGCCACTGGTCTTTCAAGGCTGGTGTGATCAACTCTGACTGATAGCCACTCTCCAGAGTCCAGTTGCCCActtgttccttttaactggagatttatttacttcacctgtactccacttttctccccctgGGTACCAATGCGGCTTACAGCATTCTTCCccttctccatattatcctcaacTCAGCGCTGTAAGGTAGgcgaggctgagaaagtgtgtgactggcccaaggtcagctgaCAGgactccatggcagagcaggaatttgaacctatGGTTCCTAGATCCTAATCTAACTCTAACAACTACTTCACACTGGGGATTGAACTCCGGATCTTCTGTGGACACTGCAGATGTCCTGTCACAGAGCCGTGGCTCCACCGGTCAGAGGAAGGGGTCTAACATCCAGCCCTGAAAAGTACAAGCCCCAGTGCTCCAGTTGTCAAGTGAACATTCCCGGGCCCATTTTCCTGAGCATTTAGAAGTAGTTTTGTTTCAGTGGCATCCCTGGCCTGGCTACAAGAAGTATATTTCTGTGGAGAggctgggatataaatattttaaatattagtcTCCCTTCACAAGGAGAGACTGCTGAGCAGTAGTAAAGAAACTAGAGGCAGCATACGGTACGTTTGGCCTTCAAGATGACTCTGCGACAAACACTAGAGGGAGTCTTAGCTGATGAATGTGATCTCTCACCCATTTCTTAGCCCGTGGGGAAAAAAACTTGCAAGCCTCAGGAGATGTCAAAGGAACCCCAGAAGCCCAAAGTCGCCATTACCGAAGTGTTTGACTTTGCGGGCGAGGAAGTCCGGTAAGTCTGGCCTGTTGTCTCTTCTGCTGCAAAGAGAAGTGCATCGCGGTCTTCATGTAGCGATAGCATTTACCTGGCAAGGACCTCTAAATGGACTTCTTCCTTGCCTCTGTGGATGGCAGGGCAAACAAAGGATCTTGCATCAATGTGTTGGTGCATGGGCTTAAAACAGAAGGGTGATCACGCTGCTCTGGGTAAGCAGAGTACAGCACTATTGAGCAGTCTTGGGCAGAATTGTAGCCTTTGAAAGATTGAGGCAGAAGTCTTTGTCACTTTTTACTCTATTAGAAAAGAGCCAGGAATTGGTTCTTGCATTAGGAGCTCCCTGCACCAATCGTGGGATCTTTGTGTGAAAGTACTGTATGCCTGCTGTTTCTCTTGCTGAGGCCTGAAGATACAGGCTTATCCTGGCTGTTGTGctggtcttcagaggaactggaAGGGACTGGGTTTGTTTATCCCACAGGCTTTGTATTGGGGTGTGATTCATGCACTTGAACTGTTCAGGGAGGAGGGAAAGTAATTGTTCACCAGATCCACCAAGGTTACGACCAGGGAAGCGACAGGTTGGAATAGCAGGAAGGTAGGCTTGCATTGGACAttaggagatcagttgtattaaCAAGATAAATTATAACCCTTGTGGAGTGGTTGTGgattctcctcccttttatcttgGCaaggaagtaataataataataacattcgatttatataccacccttccggatgacttaacacccactcagagcggtttacaaagtatgttattattatccccccaacaaaacaccctgtgaggaggggtggggctgagagagctccagagagcagtgactagcccaaggtcacccagctggtttcaagtggaggagtggggaatcaaacccagctctccagattagagtcccgtgctcttaaccactacaccaaactggctctatagaATCTATTGAGGTTGCTTAAGCAACAGAGGTTGGACTTAAATGAACCTTAGGCAGATAAATGAGGGAGGGTGGTTGGACTGAAAATAGAGCAAGCATCTGCATTGAAGTGAGATCCGTTATCCGTGATAGTTGAGGGCAGAGACAAAAATACCTTTAGTTGCCAGATGTTGGGACAGACCGTGAAGGAGAGGGGAATTCTGCGATCATGCCCTGCTGGTAACTTTTCCAAGAGACATTGGGGGTGTCCACGtctttgaaaaagcattttttgtCTGACCAGGCAAGGCGGTTCTCGGGTTTCTTTCTGTGCTGAGATGCTGAAGTTTCTGATACTCACCGATTCCTCATGATTAGCGCAGAAGGGCCCCTGAAAAGCATGTCTCATTTTCAGAGCAAAGGTCAGAGTTACAGGCTTTGCCTTCTGCACGCGAGGCGCGCTTCCACTTTTGCGGAACGTAAGCCAAGGTACAGCCTTGTGCAGTCAGAGCTTCCTGCCAGTTGCTGTCAGGAACAGTGACTCTGTACTGCTATTTGTCTAGTGGGTGGCCGGGGATATTCTGGTCATGGAAGGATTGCCACGGCACTAGTGCTGAACTCTAAACATTATTTCTTTacgtcatttatttatttatttacgtcatttatagtccgcctttctcactgagactcaaggtggattacacagtatgaggttaatacaatcagtatcaagtacatttcaatacaataccgtaaggtaaacagatataagtttaaaagacatagcattagcaaggatccaagacagagtagga
The window above is part of the Eublepharis macularius isolate TG4126 chromosome 16, MPM_Emac_v1.0, whole genome shotgun sequence genome. Proteins encoded here:
- the TMEM170A gene encoding transmembrane protein 170A → MDGDEGGGAGRYPAAPAAGLFQKILNLSLVAPVGNATCSEAFCQFPEMWYGVFLWALVSSLFFHIPAGLLALFTLRRHRYGKFMSVSILLMGVVGPITAGTLTSAAIAGVYRAAGKEMIPFMALTLGVGQSCCVVIISFLRVLATL
- the CFDP1 gene encoding craniofacial development protein 1; protein product: MSDSEEYSSEEDEDYLPSGEDYSEDDVNELVEEEDQEEKPSCREKCKKASKEIRGRERNKGGSLPLEPGGETSKDDTSDSKDDDDLEDLEESCSVVKEEEKKKKEEALWASFLSDVGQKPGAAATDHATCVQKDKPVGKKTCKPQEMSKEPQKPKVAITEVFDFAGEEVRITKEVDVSSKEAQIFLKKQEQKAASPVSHPTGSGVKRPGGLNSLLGKLGTKKQKMSTLEKSKLDWEHFKEEEGIGEELAIHNRGKEGYLDRKAFLERVDHRQFEIERDIRLSNMKP